The Neodiprion fabricii isolate iyNeoFabr1 chromosome 4, iyNeoFabr1.1, whole genome shotgun sequence genome window below encodes:
- the LOC124179623 gene encoding peroxisomal biogenesis factor 19: MSEDKKKSGEPADAELNDLLDSALEDFNQVQSEKPKTDATAVASSAQLEQPDAAAGAEDQWTQDFIKQAADQFEKNLQNLIQNGDDNDLGASFQKMAQTVASAITGEGDLGSESSRSDFQSAISQALKDLSSTSQDLQNPVPGLGEADLAAMFGRTSLEEESGEFPSFMQGMMQSLLSKEVLYPTMKELVDKYPVWLEEKKPTLPAADFERYTEQLNLMQKVCAELENEKEDDSDEVKKARFEKTLALMNQMQNCGQPPEELVGAPALFKCDAEGNPVFPPGVDPPENCCVM; encoded by the exons ATGTCtgaggataagaaaaaatctgGAGAACCTGCAGATGCGGAATTAAACGACTTATTGGATA GCGCTCTCGAGGATTTCAATCAGGTTCAAAGcgaaaaaccaaaaaccgATGCAACAGCAGTTGCATCGTCGGCACAATTGGAGCAGCCGGATGCCGCAGCTGGAGCTGAAGATCAGTGGACGCAAGATTTTATCAAACAAGCTGCAGACCAGTTCGAAAAAAACCTACAGAACCTGATACAAAATG GTGATGATAACGATCTGGGAGCCTCTTTCCAAAAAATGGCACAAACTGTAGCCAGTGCTATCACAGGGGAAGGCGATCTTGGGAGCGAAAGTTCTCGCAGTGACTTTCAGTCAGCCATTTCACAAGCGCTTAAAGATTTGTCCAGTACGAGTCAGGATCTGCAG AACCCGGTGCCAGGATTGGGAGAAGCAGATCTGGCTGCTATGTTCGGGAGGACATCTCTGGAGGAAGAGTCTGGCGAATTCCCATCTTTCATGCAAGGGATGATGCAGTCTTTATTGTCCAAGGAGGTTTTATATCCCACAATGAAAGAGTTAGTTGATAAATATCCAGTgtggcttgaagaaaaaaaacccacTCTACCAGCAGCTGATTTCGAAAGATACACGGAACAATTAAATCTCATGCAAAAG GTATGTGCAGAGCtggaaaatgagaaagaagaCGACTCTGATGAAGTGAAAAAGGCTCGCTTTGAAAAGACATTGGCATTGATGAACCAAATGCAGAACTGCGGGCAACCACCAGAAGAGTTGGTCGGTGCTCCTGCACTTTTCAAGTGCGATGCTGAAGGAAATCCAGTTTTTCCACCCGGAGTTGACCCACCTGAAAACTGCTGCGTCAtgtaa
- the LOC124179621 gene encoding phosphoglycerate kinase has translation MSFNKLSIDQVDLAGKRVLMRVDFNVPMKDGKITNKQRIVAAVDSVKYALEKNAKSVVMMCHLGRPDGTRNMKYTLAPVVPELKALLGKDITFLDDCVGPEVEKVCADPAPGSLILLENLRFHIEEEGKGVGPDGTKIKADKEKVAAFRASLRKLGDVYVNDAFGTAHRAHSSMLGEGFDVRASGFTLKKELQYFAKALDNPDKPLLAILGGAKVADKIQLINNLLDKVDEMIIGGGMAFTFLKVTKNMKIGASLFDEEGAKIVNDLLEKAKKNNVQVHLPVDFLTGDKFAENATVGTADVETGIADGLLGLDIGPKSQAIFAEPLKRAKVIVWNGPAGVFEFENFSKGTKSLMDGVVAATQRGAITIIGGGDTATCAVKWQTEDKVSHVSTGGGASLELLEGKVLPGVAALSDAP, from the exons ATGTCATTCAACAAATTAAGCATCGATCAGGTTGATTTAGCCGGCAAGAGAGTGCTGATGCG agTCGACTTCAACGTGCCAAtgaaagatggaaaaattacCAACAAGCAGCGAATCGTTGCCGCTGTCGATTCGGTCAAGTATGCTTTGGAGAAGAATGCCAAATCCGTTGTAATGATGTGCCACTTGGGGCGACCGGATGGCACAAGGAATATGAAGTACACCCTGGCACCCGTTGTTCCTGAGCTCAAGGCTCTGCTAGGCAAAGACATCACCTTTCTGGACGACTGTGTCGGTCCTGAGGTCGAAAAGGTCTGTGCGGATCCAGCGCCGGGATCTTTGATTTTATTGGAAAACTTGAGATTCCACATCGAGGAAGAGGGCAAGGGTGTGGGGCCTGACGGGACCAAG ATCAAGGCTGACAAGGAGAAAGTTGCGGCATTCAGAGCATCTCTTCGAAAACTTGGAGATGTTTACGTTAACGATGCTTTTGGAACGGCTCATCGTGCTCATAGTTCGATGCTAGGCGAGGGCTTCGACGTTAGAGCCAGCGGTTTcacattgaaaaaagaattgcaGTACTTTGCTAAGGCACTGGACAATCCAGACAAACCACTGCTGGCCATACTTGGGGGAGCCAAAGTAGCGGATAAAATTCAACTGATCAATAACCTGCTGGACAAGGTTGACGAAATGATCATCGGTGGTGGAATGGCATTCACATTTCTGAAAGTCACGAAAAACATGAAG ATTGGTGCTTCTCTCTTTGACGAAGAAGGTGCAAAAATCGTTAATGACCTTCtggaaaaagcaaaaaagaatAACGTACAAGTACATTTACCTGTGGATTTCCTGACGGGTGATAAATTTGCTGAAAACGCAACTGTTGGAACTGCTGATGTTGAAACAGGCATTGCTGACGGCCTTTTGGGTCTCGACATTGGTCCTAAATCACAGGCTATATTTGctg AACCTCTGAAGCGAGCAAAGGTAATCGTGTGGAACGGTCCGGCAGGAGTTTTTGAGTTTGAAAACTTCAGCAAAGGTACAAAGAGTTTGATGGACGGTGTTGTTGCTGCCACACAGCGTGGTGCAATCACGATAATCGGCGGTGGTGATACAGCTACTTGCGCAGTAAAATGGCAAACAGAAGACAAAGTTAGCCATGTCAGTACTGGCGGTGGTGCCAGCTTGGAGCTTCTAGAAGGCAAAGTTTTGCCAGGAGTTGCGGCTCTTTCCGATGCCCCATAA